In Phocoena sinus isolate mPhoSin1 chromosome X, mPhoSin1.pri, whole genome shotgun sequence, a genomic segment contains:
- the ZMYM3 gene encoding zinc finger MYM-type protein 3 isoform X2 yields the protein MDPSDFPSPFDPLTLPEKPLAGDLPVDMEFGEDLLESQTAPTRGWAPPGPSPSSGTLDLLDTPAGLEKDPGVLDGATELLGLGGLLYKAPSPPEVDHGPEGTLAWDAGDQTLEPGPGGQTPEVVPPDPGAGANPSSPEGLLEPLAPDSPITLQSPHIEEEETTSIATGRRGSPGQEEELPQGQPQSPNGPPSPSVGETLGDGINSSQTKPGGPSPPAHPSLPGDGLTGKASEKPPERVQKRSERVRRVEPPKPEVVDSTESIPVSDEDSDAMVDDPNDEDFVPFRPRRSPRMSLRSSVAQRTGRSAVGTKMTCAHCRTPLQKGQTAYQRKGLPQLFCSSSCLTTFSKKPSGKKTCTFCKKEIWNTKDSVVAQTGSGGSFHEFCTSVCLSLYEAQQQRPIPQSGDPADATRCSICQKTGEVLHEVSNGSVVHRLCSDSCFSKFRANKGLKTNCCDQCGAYIYTKTGSPGPELLFHEGQQKRFCNTTCLGAYKKKNTRVYPCVWCKTLCKNFEMLSHVDRNGKTSLFCSLCCTTSYKVKQAGLTGPPRPCSFCRRSLSDPCYYNKVDRTVYQFCSPSCWTKFQRTSPEGGIHLSCHYCHSLFSGKPEVLDWQDQVFQFCCRDCCEDFKRLRGVVSQCEHCRQEKLLHEKLRFSGVEKSFCSEGCVLLYKQDFTKKLGLCCITCTYCSQTCQRGVTEQLDGSTWDFCSEDCKSKYLLWYCKAARCHACKRQGKLLETIHWRGQIRHFCNQQCLLRFYSQQNQPNLDTQSGPESLLNSQSSEAKPQTPSQTKVENSNTVKTSEENGNLGKIPVKIRTAPAAPTPPPPPPPPATPRKNKAAMCKPLMQNRGVSCKVEMKSKGSQTEEWKPQVIVLPIPVPIFVPVPMHLYCQKVPVPFSMPIPVPVPMFLPTTLESTDKIVETIEELKVKIPSNPLEADILAMAEMIAEAEELDKASSDLCDLVSNQSAEGLLEDCDLFGPARDDVLAMAVKMANVLDEPGQDLEADFPKNPLDINPSVDFLFDCGLVGPEDVSTEQDLPRTMRKGQKRLVLSESCSRDSMSSQPSCTGLNYSYGVNAWKCWVQSKYANGETSKGDELRFGPKPMRIKEDILACSAAELNYGLAQFVREITRPNGERYEPDSIYYLCLGIQQYLLENNRMVNIFTDLYYLTFVQELNKSLSTWQPTLLPNNTVFSRVEEEHLWECKQLGVYSPFVLLNTLMFFNTKFFGLQTAEEHMQLSFTNVVRQSRKCTTPRGTTKVVSIRYYAPVRQRKGRDTGPGKRKREDEAPILEQRENRMNPLRCPVKFYEFYLSKCPESLRTRNDVFYLQPERSCIAESPLWYSVIPMDRSMLESMLNRILAVREIYEELGRPGEEDLD from the exons ATGGACCCCAGTGATTTCCCCAGTCCGTTTGACCCGTTGACCCTGCCAGAGAAGCCCCTGGCTGGAGACCTTCCAGTTGACATGGAATTTGGAGAGGATCTACTGGAATCCCAGACTGCCCCAACTCGAGGATGGGCCCCCCCTGGCCCTTCTCCATCCTCAGGAACCCTGGACCTGCTTGATACCCCTGCTGGCCTGGAAAAAGACCCTGGAGTCCTGGATGGAGCCACTGAgctgctggggctgggagggctgcTCTATaaagccccctcccccccagagGTGGACCATGGTCCTGAGGGGACCCTTGCATGGGATGCAGGAGATCAGACCCTAGAGCCTGGACCAGGGGGCCAGACCCCTGAGGTGGTGCCACCTGACCCAGGGGCTGGGGCAAATCCCTCTTCACCTGAGGGGCTACTAGAGCCTTTGGCTCCAGATTCTCCAATAACCTTGCAGTCCCCACATATTGAAGAGGAGGAGACCACCTCCATAGCTACAGGGCGAAGGGGCTCCCCTGGGCAGGAGGAGGAGCTTCCCCAAGGGCAGCCACAGAGCCCAAATGGCCCCCCCAGCCCTTCAGTGGGAGAGACTCTGGGGGATGGAATCAACAGTTCTCAGACTAAACCTGGGGGCCCTAGCCCCCCTGCACACCCTTCCTTGCCAG GAGATGGCCTGACTGGGAAGGCAAGTGAGAAGCCGCCTGAGAGG GTGCAGAAGAGAAGCGAACGCGTTAGAAGAGTAGAGCCTCCAAAACCTGAGGTTGTGGATTCCACTGAGAGCA TTCCAGTGTCAGATGAGGATTCTGATGCCATGGTAGATGACCCCAACGATGAGGACTTTGTGCCATTCCGGCCCCGGCGCTCTCCTCGCATGTCCCTACGCTCGAGCGTGGCACAGAGGACTGGGCGCTCAGCGGTAGGCACCAAGATGACTTGTGCCCACTGCCGGACACCACTGCAGAAGGGCCAGACGGCCTACCAGCGCAAGGGGCTGCCACAGCTCTTCTGCTCTTCATCCTGTCTCACCaccttctccaagaagccctccgGCAAAAAGACCTGTACCTTCTGCAAGAA GGAGATCTGGAACACCAAGGACTCAGTTGTGGCGCAGACTGGTTCAGGAGGCTCCTTCCACGAGTTCTGcacgtctgtctgtctctctctgtatgAGGCCCAGCAGCAGCGCCCAATCCCCCAGTCTGGGGATCCCGCCGATGCCACTCGCTGCAGTATATGCCAGAAGActggagag GTCCTGCACGAGGTCAGCAATGGCAGCGTGGTGCACCGGCTCTGCAGCGACTCTTGCTTCTCCAAATTCCGGGCCAACAAGGGACTGAAAACCAACTGTTGTGACCAGTGTGGGGCTTACATCTACACCAAGACCGGGAGCCCTGGCCCCGAGCTCCTCTTCCACGAGGGCCAACAAAAGCGGTTCTGCAACACAACCTGCTTGGGGGCGTACAAGAAG AAAAACACACGGGTGTACCCATGTGTCTGGTGCAAGACCCTGTGTAAGAACTTTGAGATGCTATCCCATGTGGACCGTAATGGCAAGACCAGCTTGttctgttccctgtgctgtaccacCTCTTACAAAGTGAAGCAGGCAGGGCTCACTG GCCCTCCCCGACCCTGCAGCTTCTGCCGCCGCAGCCTCTCTGACCCCTGTTACTACAACAAGGTTGATCGCACAGTCTACCAGTtctgcagccccagctgctgGACCAAGTTCCAG CGCACAAGCCCCGAGGGGGGCATTCACCTGAGCTGTCACTACTGCCACAGCCTCTTCAGTGGCAAGCCTGAGGTCTTGGACTGGCAG GACCAGGTGTTCCAGTTCTGCTGCCGTGATTGCTGTGAGGACTTCAAGCGTCTTCGGGGTGTGGTGTCCCAGTGTGAGCACTGCCGGCAGGAGAAACTCCTGCATGAGAAGCTCCGATTCAGTGGGGTGGAGAAGAGCTTCTGCAGCGAAG GCTGTGTGCTGCTGTACAAACAGGACTTCACTAAGAAGCTGGGCTTGTGTTGTATCACTTGTACTTACTGCTCCCAGACCTGCCAGCGCGGAGTCACCGAGCAACTGGACGGCAGCACCTGGGACTTCTGCAGCGAGGACTGTAAGAGCAAGTACCTGCTGTGGTACTGCAAG GCTGCCCGGTGCCATGCCTGTAAGCGCCAGGGGAAGCTGCTGGAGACCATCCACTGGCGTGGGCAGATCCGTCATTTCTGCAACCAACAATGTCTGCTGCGTTTCTACAGCCAGCAGAACCAACCCAACCTGGATACCCAGAGTGGGCCCGAGAGCCTCCTGAACA GTCAGTCTTCTGAGGCGAAGCCCCAGACACCCTCTCAGACCAAAGTGGAGAACAGCAACACTGTAAAGACCTCAGAGGAAAATGGGAATCTGGGCAAG ATCCCTGTGAAGATCCGAACAGCCCCCGctgctcccacccctcctccacccccaccgcccccagCAACACCCCGCAAAAACAAAGCTGCCATGTGTAAACCACTGATGCAGAATCGGGGGGTCTCCTGCAAGGTGGAAATGAAGTCCAAAGGGAGTCAGACAG AAGAGTGGAAGCCACAGGTGATCGTGCTGCCCATCCCAGTGCCCATCTTTGTGCCAGTGCCTATGCATCTGTACTGCCAGAAAGTCCCGGTGCCTTTCTCAATGCCTATCCCG GTGCCTGTGCCCATGTTCCTGCCCACTACCTTGGAGAGCACAGACAAGATTGTGGAGACCATCGAGGAGCTGAAGGTGAAGATCCCTTCTAACCCCTTGGAGGCCGACATCCTGGCTATGGCAGAAATGATTGCAGAGGCCGAGGAGTTAGACAAGGCCTCATCTGACCTTTGTG ATCTCGTGAGCAACCAGAGTGCAGAGGGACTTCTGGAAGACTGCGACCTGTTTGGGCCAGCTCGGGATGATGTCCTGGCCATGGCCGTCAAGATGGCCAATGTGTTGGATGAGCCTGGGCAAGACTTGGAGGCGGACTTCCCCAAGA ATCCTTTAGATATTAACCCCAGCGTAGATTTCCTGTTTGATTGTGGCCTGGTAGGGCCTGAGGACGTGTCTACTGAACAAGACCTTCCCCGAACCATGAGGAAG GGTCAAAAGCGGCTGGTGCTTTCAGAGAGCTGTTCCCGGGACTCCATGAGCAGCCAGCCTAGCTGTACTGGACTCAACTATTCATATGGTGTCAATGCTTGGAAGTGCTGGGTGCAGTCGAAATACGCCAATGGAGAAACCAGCAAGGGTGATGAGCTGCGCTTTGGCC CCAAACCTATGCGTATCAAAGAGGATATTCTGGCCTGCTCAGCTGCTGAGCTCAACTACGGTCTGGCCCAGTTTGTGAGAGAAATCACTCGACCCAACGGTGAACGATATGAACCTGACAGTATCTACTATCTGTGTCTTGGCATCCAACAG tactTGTTGGAAAATAACCGAATGGTGAACATTTTCACGGACCTTTACTACCTGACTTTTGTTCAAGAACTCAACAAGTCTCTGAGTACCTGGCAGCCCACACTCCTCCCCAACA ATACGGTGTTCTCCCGAGTGGAGGAAGAGCACCTCTGGGAGTGTAAGCAGCTGGGGGTCTACTCGCCCTTTGTCCTTCTCAACACCCTCATGTTCTTCAACACTAAGTTTTTTGGGCTGCAGACGGCTGAGGAACACATGCAGCTCTCCTTCACCAACGTGGTGCGGCAGTCCCGCAAGTGTACCACCCCTCGGGGCACCACCAAGGTGGTGAGCATCCGCTACTACGCCCCTGTCCGCCAGAGGAAAGGGCGAG ACACCGGTCCTGGGAAACGGAAGAGAGAAGACGAAGCCCCCATCTTAGAGCAGCGTGAGAACCGCATGAATCCCCTCCGCTGCCCTGTCAAGTTCTATGAATTCTATCTCTCAAAATG TCCCGAAAGCCTCCGGACTCGCAACGATGTGTTCTACCTGCAACCTGAGCGGTCCTGCATCGCCGAGTCACCTCTCTGGTATTCTGTGATCCCCATGGACCGCAGCATGTTGGAGAGCATGCTCAATCGTATTCTGGCTGTGCGTGAGATTTATGAGGAGCTGGGTCGTCCCGGGGAGGAAGACCTGGACTAA
- the ZMYM3 gene encoding zinc finger MYM-type protein 3 isoform X6, whose protein sequence is MDPSDFPSPFDPLTLPEKPLAGDLPVDMEFGEDLLESQTAPTRGWAPPGPSPSSGTLDLLDTPAGLEKDPGVLDGATELLGLGGLLYKAPSPPEVDHGPEGTLAWDAGDQTLEPGPGGQTPEVVPPDPGAGANPSSPEGLLEPLAPDSPITLQSPHIEEEETTSIATGRRGSPGQEEELPQGQPQSPNGPPSPSVGETLGDGINSSQTKPGGPSPPAHPSLPGDGLTGKASEKPPERKRSERVRRVEPPKPEVVDSTESIPVSDEDSDAMVDDPNDEDFVPFRPRRSPRMSLRSSVAQRTGRSAVGTKMTCAHCRTPLQKGQTAYQRKGLPQLFCSSSCLTTFSKKPSGKKTCTFCKKEIWNTKDSVVAQTGSGGSFHEFCTSVCLSLYEAQQQRPIPQSGDPADATRCSICQKTGEVLHEVSNGSVVHRLCSDSCFSKFRANKGLKTNCCDQCGAYIYTKTGSPGPELLFHEGQQKRFCNTTCLGAYKKVGPRE, encoded by the exons ATGGACCCCAGTGATTTCCCCAGTCCGTTTGACCCGTTGACCCTGCCAGAGAAGCCCCTGGCTGGAGACCTTCCAGTTGACATGGAATTTGGAGAGGATCTACTGGAATCCCAGACTGCCCCAACTCGAGGATGGGCCCCCCCTGGCCCTTCTCCATCCTCAGGAACCCTGGACCTGCTTGATACCCCTGCTGGCCTGGAAAAAGACCCTGGAGTCCTGGATGGAGCCACTGAgctgctggggctgggagggctgcTCTATaaagccccctcccccccagagGTGGACCATGGTCCTGAGGGGACCCTTGCATGGGATGCAGGAGATCAGACCCTAGAGCCTGGACCAGGGGGCCAGACCCCTGAGGTGGTGCCACCTGACCCAGGGGCTGGGGCAAATCCCTCTTCACCTGAGGGGCTACTAGAGCCTTTGGCTCCAGATTCTCCAATAACCTTGCAGTCCCCACATATTGAAGAGGAGGAGACCACCTCCATAGCTACAGGGCGAAGGGGCTCCCCTGGGCAGGAGGAGGAGCTTCCCCAAGGGCAGCCACAGAGCCCAAATGGCCCCCCCAGCCCTTCAGTGGGAGAGACTCTGGGGGATGGAATCAACAGTTCTCAGACTAAACCTGGGGGCCCTAGCCCCCCTGCACACCCTTCCTTGCCAG GAGATGGCCTGACTGGGAAGGCAAGTGAGAAGCCGCCTGAGAGG AAGAGAAGCGAACGCGTTAGAAGAGTAGAGCCTCCAAAACCTGAGGTTGTGGATTCCACTGAGAGCA TTCCAGTGTCAGATGAGGATTCTGATGCCATGGTAGATGACCCCAACGATGAGGACTTTGTGCCATTCCGGCCCCGGCGCTCTCCTCGCATGTCCCTACGCTCGAGCGTGGCACAGAGGACTGGGCGCTCAGCGGTAGGCACCAAGATGACTTGTGCCCACTGCCGGACACCACTGCAGAAGGGCCAGACGGCCTACCAGCGCAAGGGGCTGCCACAGCTCTTCTGCTCTTCATCCTGTCTCACCaccttctccaagaagccctccgGCAAAAAGACCTGTACCTTCTGCAAGAA GGAGATCTGGAACACCAAGGACTCAGTTGTGGCGCAGACTGGTTCAGGAGGCTCCTTCCACGAGTTCTGcacgtctgtctgtctctctctgtatgAGGCCCAGCAGCAGCGCCCAATCCCCCAGTCTGGGGATCCCGCCGATGCCACTCGCTGCAGTATATGCCAGAAGActggagag GTCCTGCACGAGGTCAGCAATGGCAGCGTGGTGCACCGGCTCTGCAGCGACTCTTGCTTCTCCAAATTCCGGGCCAACAAGGGACTGAAAACCAACTGTTGTGACCAGTGTGGGGCTTACATCTACACCAAGACCGGGAGCCCTGGCCCCGAGCTCCTCTTCCACGAGGGCCAACAAAAGCGGTTCTGCAACACAACCTGCTTGGGGGCGTACAAGAAGGTGGGGCCGAGGGAGTAG